One genomic window of Sebastes umbrosus isolate fSebUmb1 chromosome 15, fSebUmb1.pri, whole genome shotgun sequence includes the following:
- the LOC119503781 gene encoding gastrula zinc finger protein XlCGF28.1-like isoform X1, with product MCKVQMLRALVKQRLTAAAEEICGLFERTIAEYEEELSRSKEENERQQKLLDAVLHPQLQLHRADVQQLLVVKEVPPEQQEWSSSLDQEDPEPPHIKEEHEELWTSQEGEQLQGLEEADISKFPFSPVSLKSEDDEEEPQYSQLHQRQTEQMETEADGEDCGGPEPARNSDEDAHFQPDTDDKTGDSSMPDTDNINDWKETREPQSGLNSLTNDEVPVSDSRCSAGEKLFNCSECGKEFRFKANLKTHMRSHTGEKPFSCSVCKKSFTHGGVLQKHLRIHTGEKPFSCSVCDKAFIDNDHLKTHMRSHTREKPFSCSVCKKSFTQSAHLWKHMRIHTGEKPFSCSVCDKAFIVNDNLKTHMRTHTREKPFSCSVCKKSFTNNQNLQNHMRIHTGEKPFSCSVCKKSFTQSAHLWKHVRIHTGEKPFSCSVCKKSFTRSENLQKHMRIHTGEKRFSCSVCNKRFARLQQVKTHKCVGVLTASSNSN from the exons ATGTGTAAAGTCCAGATGCTGAGAGCGTTGGTGAAGCAGCGACTAACTGCGGCTGCTGAAGAGATATGTGGGCTGTTTGAAAGAACGATAGCAGAGTACGAGGAGGAACTCTCTCGATCAAAAGAGGAGAACGAGCGACAACAGAAACTACTGGACGCTGTTTTACACcctcagcttcagttacacagagcag ACGTCCAGCAGCTGTTGGTGGTTAAAGAGGTTCCCCCTGAGCAGCAGGAGTGGagctccagtctggaccaggaggacccagagcccccacacattaaagaggaacatgaggaactctggaccagtcaggagggagagcagcttcaaggactggaggaggctgatatcAGCAAGTTCCCATTCTCTCCTGTCTCTTTGAagagtgaagatgatgaagaggaaccTCAGTactcacagcttcatcaaagacaaactgaacagatggaaacagaagctgatggagaggactgtggaggaccagaaccagccaggaaCTCAGACGAAGATGCACATTTTCAACCAGATACTGATGACAAGACTGGAGACTCTTCTATGCCTGATACTGATAACATTAATGACTGGAAGGAGACTAGAGAACCTCAGTCAGGTTTAAACTCTTTGACCAATGATGAAGTTCCTGTCAGTGATTCAAGATGTAGTGCTGGTGAGAAACTATTTAACTGCTCTGAGTGTGGGAAAGAATTTCGCTTCAAGGCAAATCTGAAGACACACATGAGATCtcatacaggagagaaacctttcagttGCTCGGTTTGTAAGAAATCTTTTACACATGGTGGAGTTTTGCAGAAACACttgagaatccacacaggagagaaacctttcagctgctcagtttgtgaTAAAGCTTTCATTGATAATGATCATCTGAAGACACACATGAGATCTCATAccagagagaaacctttcagttGCTCGGTTTGTAAGAAATCTTTTACACAGAGTGCACATTTATGGAAacacatgagaatccacacaggagagaaacctttcagctgctcagtttgtgaTAAAGCTTTCATTGTTAATGATAATCTGAAGACACACATGAGAACTCATAccagagagaaacctttcagttGCTCGGTTTGTAAGAAATCTTTTACAAATAATCAAAATTTACAGAAccacatgagaatccacacaggagagaaacctttcagttGCTCGGTTTGTAAGAAATCTTTTACACAGAGTGCACATTTATGGAAACACGTCagaatccacacaggagagaaacctttcagctgctcagtttgtaagaAATCTTTTACACGGAGTGaaaatttacagaaacacatgcgcatccacacaggagagaaacgaTTCAGTTGCAGTGTTTGTAACAAAAGATTTGCTAGGCTTCAACAGGTCAAAACACATAAATGTGTTGGTgtcctcacagcttcatcaaacTCAAACTGA
- the LOC119503781 gene encoding uncharacterized protein LOC119503781 isoform X2, whose protein sequence is MCKVQMLRALVKQRLTAAAEEICGLFERTIAEYEEELSRSKEENERQQKLLDAVLHPQLQLHRADVQQLLVVKEVPPEQQEWSSSLDQEDPEPPHIKEEHEELWTSQEGEQLQGLEEADISKFPFSPVSLKSEDDEEEPQYSQLHQRQTEQMETEADGEDCGGPEPARNSDEDAHFQPDTDDKTGDSSMPDTDNINDWKETREPQSGLNSLTNDEVPVSDSRCSAASSNSN, encoded by the exons ATGTGTAAAGTCCAGATGCTGAGAGCGTTGGTGAAGCAGCGACTAACTGCGGCTGCTGAAGAGATATGTGGGCTGTTTGAAAGAACGATAGCAGAGTACGAGGAGGAACTCTCTCGATCAAAAGAGGAGAACGAGCGACAACAGAAACTACTGGACGCTGTTTTACACcctcagcttcagttacacagagcag ACGTCCAGCAGCTGTTGGTGGTTAAAGAGGTTCCCCCTGAGCAGCAGGAGTGGagctccagtctggaccaggaggacccagagcccccacacattaaagaggaacatgaggaactctggaccagtcaggagggagagcagcttcaaggactggaggaggctgatatcAGCAAGTTCCCATTCTCTCCTGTCTCTTTGAagagtgaagatgatgaagaggaaccTCAGTactcacagcttcatcaaagacaaactgaacagatggaaacagaagctgatggagaggactgtggaggaccagaaccagccaggaaCTCAGACGAAGATGCACATTTTCAACCAGATACTGATGACAAGACTGGAGACTCTTCTATGCCTGATACTGATAACATTAATGACTGGAAGGAGACTAGAGAACCTCAGTCAGGTTTAAACTCTTTGACCAATGATGAAGTTCCTGTCAGTGATTCAAGATGTAGTGCTG cttcatcaaacTCAAACTGA
- the LOC119503752 gene encoding gastrula zinc finger protein XlCGF57.1-like isoform X2, translating into MCKVQMLRALVKQRLTAAAEEICGLFERTIAEYEEELSRSKEENERQQKLLDAVLHPQLQLHRADVQQLLVVKEEFPPEQQEWSSSLVQEDPEPPHIKEEPEDLWTSQEGEQLQWLEEADIISFPFTPVPVKSEEDEEEKPQSSQLHQRQIEQMKTEDDGEDCGGPESVWNSDPDTQLQPETDDNDDNDDWKQTRPCSTGEKRFSCSECGKRFGRTGHLKSHIRSHTGEKPFSCSVCKKSFTVRRTLKEHMRIHTGEKPFSCSVCKKCFTKRGTLQEHLRSHTGEKPFSCSVCKKVFTRRGNLKEHMGIHTGEKPFTCSVCKKSFTKRGNLHKHIRIHTGEKPFSCSVCKKSYKQSGDLNRHLRSHTGEKRFCCYLCKKSFAQKGHLYEHIKVHSGEKPFCCSVCKKTFAQKRHLYMHMKLHTGEKPFSCSVCKKSFALSAGLRRHMKTHTQEKPFSCSVCGKGFKENGDLKRHTRSHTGEKPFSCSVCKISFTRKLYLQKHMRIHTGEKPFCHNLLLLMPELSIFPQLRPHVTPPVSHSPLISSPELTAANHQ; encoded by the exons ATGTGTAAAGTCCAGATGCTGAGAGCGTTGGTGAAGCAGCGACTAACTGCGGCTGCTGAAGAGATATGTGGGCTGTTTGAAAGAACGATAGCAGAGTACGAGGAGGAACTCTCTCGATCAAAAGAGGAGAACGAGCGACAACAGAAACTACTGGACGCTGTTTTACACcctcagcttcagttacacagagcag ATGTCCAGCAGCTGTTGGTGGTTAAAGAAGAGTTTCCCCCTGAGCAGCAGGAGTGGAGCTCCAGTCTGGTCCAGGAGGACCCAGAGCCtccacacattaaagaggaaccGGAGGACCTctggaccagtcaggagggagagcagcttcaatggctggaggaggctgatatcATCAGTTTCCCATTCACTCCTGTCcctgtgaagagtgaagaagatgaagaagagaaaCCTCAGTCAtcacagcttcatcaaagaCAAATTGAACAGATGAAGACAGAAGAtgatggagaggactgtggaggaccagaaTCAGTGTGGAACTCAGATCCAGATACACAGTTACAGCCAGAGACTGATGATAATGACGACAATGATGATTGGAAGCAGACCAGACCATGTAGTACTGGTGAGAAACGCTTTAGCTGCTCTGAGTGTGGGAAAAGATTTGGCAGAACTGGACATCTGAAGTCCCACATCAGATCCCATACAGGAGAAAagcctttcagctgctcagtttgtaaaAAATCTTTTACGGTAAGACGAACTTTAAAGGAacacatgagaatccacacaggagagaaacctttcagctgctcggtttgtaagaaatgttttacaaaaagaGGAACTTTACAGGAACATCTGAGAagccacacaggagagaaacctttcagttGCTCAGTTTGTAAGAAAGTTTTTACGAGGAGAGGAAATTTAAAGGAACACATGGgaatccacacaggagagaaaccttttaCTTGCTCAGTTTGTAAGAAATCTTTTACGAAGAGAGGAaatttacacaaacacataagaatccacacaggagagaaacctttcagttGCTCTGTTTGTAAGAAATCTTATAAACAAAGTGGAGATCTGAATAGACACTTGAGAagccacacaggagagaaacgaTTCTGCTGCTACCTTTGTAAGAAATCTTTTGCACAGAAAGGACATTTATATGAGCACATTAAAGTCCACTCTGGAGAGAAACCTTTCTgctgctcagtttgtaagaAAACTTTTGCACAGAAAAGACATTTATATATGCACATGAAactccacacaggagagaaacctttcagctgctcagtttgtaagaAATCTTTTGCACTGAGTGCAGGTCTGAGGAGACACATGAAAACGCATACAcaagagaaacctttcagctgctcagtgtgtggtAAAGGTTTCAAGGAAAATGGAGATCTAAAGAGACACACGAGAAGTCATactggagagaaacctttcagctgctcagtctgTAAGATCTCTTTTACACGGAAACtatatttacagaaacacatgagaatccacacaggagagaaacctttctgTCAcaatctgctcctcctcatgccTGAACTCAGTATTTTTCCACAACTCCGCCCTCACGTCACCCCACCAGTCAGCCACTCCCCCCTCATCAGCTCACCTGAACTCACAGCTGCAAATCATCAGTAA
- the LOC119503752 gene encoding gastrula zinc finger protein XlCGF57.1-like isoform X4: MCKVQMLRALVKQRLTAAAEEICGLFERTIAEYEEELSRSKEENERQQKLLDAVLHPQLQLHRADVQQLLVVKEEVLPEQQEWSSSLDQEDPQPTHIKEEQEELWTSQEGEQLQGLEEADIKFPFSPVPVKSEEDDEEEPQSSQFYERQIEQMETEADGDDCGGPKPARNSDPDAHLQPDTYDKTGDFSEPETENSDDWKETREPQSGLNSLKNYEVPLSDSRCSTREKPFSCSECGKTFGSSGNLKRHIRTHTGEKPFSCSVCKKSFTQLGGLQKHTKSHTGEKPFSCSVCGKGFIENGHLNRHMRSHTGEKPFSCSLCGKDFIDSGDLKVHMRTHTGEKPFSCSVCKKSFTHSGSFRKHVRNHTGEKPFNCSVCGKCFIDNGHLNRHMRRHTGEKPFGCSVCGKDFTESIDLKVHMRTHTGEKPFNCSVCNKSFAQSGRLHKHMVTHTGEKPFSCSVCKNSFAQKGYLQTHMRIHTGEKPFSCPFCDKRFLRKDHMKLHMRTHTGETPL; this comes from the exons ATGTGTAAAGTCCAGATGCTGAGAGCGTTGGTGAAGCAGCGACTAACTGCGGCTGCTGAAGAGATATGTGGGCTGTTTGAAAGAACGATAGCAGAGTACGAGGAGGAACTCTCTCGATCAAAAGAGGAGAACGAGCGACAACAGAAACTACTGGACGCTGTTTTACACcctcagcttcagttacacagagcag ACGTCCAGCAGCTGTTGGTGGTTAAAGAAGAGGTTCTCCCTGAGCAGCAGGAGTGGagctccagtctggaccaggaGGACCCACAGCCcacacacattaaagaggaacaggaggaactctggaccagtcaggagggagagcagcttcaagggctggaggaggctgatatcAAGTTCCCATTCTCTCCTGTCcctgtgaagagtgaagaagatgatgaagaggaaccTCAGTCCTCACAGTTTTATGAAAGACAAattgaacagatggaaacagaagctgatggagatGACTGTGGGGGACCAAAACCAGCGAGGAACTCAGATCCAGATGCACATTTACAACCAGATACTTATGACAAGACTGGAGACTTTTCTGAACCTGAGACTGAAAACAGTGATGACTGGAAGGAGACCAGAGAACCTCAGTCAGGTTTAAACTCTTTGAAAAATTATGAAGTCCCTCTCAGTGATTCAAGATGCAGTACTCGTGAGAAACCATTTAGCTGCTCTGAGTGTGGGAAAACATTTGGCAGCAGTGGAAATCTGAAGAGACACATAAGAACTCATACAGGAgaaaaacctttcagctgctcagtttgtaagaAATCTTTTACACAGCTTGGAggtttacagaaacacacaaaaagccacacaggagagaaacctttcagctgctcagtgtgtggtAAAGGTTTCATTGAAAATGGACATCTGAATAGACACATGAGAtcacacacaggagagaaacctttcagctgctcattGTGTGGTAAAGATTTCATTGATAGTGGAGATCTGAAGGTACACATGAGAACtcatacaggagagaaacctttcagctgctcggTCTGTAAGAAGTCTTTTACACATAGTGGAAGTTTTCGGAAACATGTGAGAaatcacacaggagagaaacctttcaacTGCTCAGTGTGTGGTAAATGTTTCATTGACAATGGACATCTGAATAGACACATGAGAagacacacaggagagaaacctttcggCTGCTCAGTGTGTGGTAAAGATTTCACTGAAAGTATAGATCTGAAGGTACACATGAGAACtcatacaggagagaaacctttcaacTGCTCAGTTTGTAATAAATCTTTTGCACAGAGTGGAAGGTTACATAAACACATGGTAactcacacaggagagaaacctttcagctgctcggTCTGTAAGAACTCTTTTGCACAAAAAGGATATTTACAGACacacatgagaatccacacaggagagaaacctttcagttGCCCATTTTGTGATAAAAGATTTCTGCGCAAGGACCATATGAAGTTACACATGAGAACTCATACAGGAGAGACTCCcctttag
- the LOC119503752 gene encoding oocyte zinc finger protein XlCOF22-like isoform X1, producing MCKVQMLRALVKQRLTAAAEEICGLFERTIAEYEEELSRSKEENERQQKLLDAVLHPQLQLHRADVQQLLVVKEVPPEQQEWSPSLDQEDPEPPHIKEEQEELWTSQEGEQLQGLEDSDIEFPFSPVSVKSEEDDEEKPQSSQLHQSQTEQMETEADGEDSGGPEPARNSDSDAHLQPDTVDKTGDCSVPEAENSDDWKETREPQSRLNSLKNDEVTFSDFRCSAGEKPFSCCEFEKTFGNSGNLRIQERTHTGEKPFSCSVCKKSFTQLGSLQKHMRVSVCVNCFPADVQQLLVVKEEVLPEQQEWSSSLDQEDPQPTHIKEEQEELWTSQEGEQLQGLEEADIKFPFSPVPVKSEEDDEEEPQSSQFYERQIEQMETEADGDDCGGPKPARNSDPDAHLQPDTYDKTGDFSEPETENSDDWKETREPQSGLNSLKNYEVPLSDSRCSTREKPFSCSECGKTFGSSGNLKRHIRTHTGEKPFSCSVCKKSFTQLGGLQKHTKSHTGEKPFSCSVCGKGFIENGHLNRHMRSHTGEKPFSCSLCGKDFIDSGDLKVHMRTHTGEKPFSCSVCKKSFTHSGSFRKHVRNHTGEKPFNCSVCGKCFIDNGHLNRHMRRHTGEKPFGCSVCGKDFTESIDLKVHMRTHTGEKPFNCSVCNKSFAQSGRLHKHMVTHTGEKPFSCSVCKNSFAQKGYLQTHMRIHTGEKPFSCPFCDKRFLRKDHMKLHMRTHTGETPL from the exons ATGTGTAAAGTCCAGATGCTGAGAGCGTTGGTGAAGCAGCGACTAACTGCGGCTGCTGAAGAGATATGTGGGCTGTTTGAAAGAACGATAGCAGAGTACGAGGAGGAACTCTCTCGATCAAAAGAGGAGAACGAGCGACAACAGAAACTACTGGACGCTGTTTTACACcctcagcttcagttacacagagcag ATGTCCAGCAGCTGTTGGTGGTTAAAGAGGTTCCCCCTGAGCAGCAGGAGTGGAGCCCCAGTCTGGACCAGGAGGACCCAGAGCccccacacattaaagaggaacaggaggaactctggaccagtcaggagggagagcagctccAAGGGCTGGAGGACTCTGATATTGAGTTCCCATTCAGTCCTGTCtctgtgaagagtgaagaagatgatgaagagaaacctcagtcctcacagcttcatcaaagtcaaactgaacagatggaaacagaagctgatggagaggactctggaggaccagaaccagccaggaaCTCAGATTCAGATGCACATTTACAACCAGATACTGTTGACAAGACTGGAGACTGTTCTGTACCTGAGGCTGAAAACAGTGATGACTGGAAGGAGACCAGAGAACCTCAGTCACGTTTAAACTCTTTGAAAAATGATGAAGTTACATTCAGTGATTTCAGATGTAGTGCTGGAGAGAAACCATTTAGCTGCTGTGAGTTTGAGAAAACATTTGGCAACAGTGGAAATCTGAGGATACAGGAGAGAACTCATACAGGAgaaaaacctttcagctgctcagtttgtaagaAATCTTTTACACAGCTTGGaagtttacagaaacacatgagagtctctgtgtgtgttaactgTTTTCCTGCAGACGTCCAGCAGCTGTTGGTGGTTAAAGAAGAGGTTCTCCCTGAGCAGCAGGAGTGGagctccagtctggaccaggaGGACCCACAGCCcacacacattaaagaggaacaggaggaactctggaccagtcaggagggagagcagcttcaagggctggaggaggctgatatcAAGTTCCCATTCTCTCCTGTCcctgtgaagagtgaagaagatgatgaagaggaaccTCAGTCCTCACAGTTTTATGAAAGACAAattgaacagatggaaacagaagctgatggagatGACTGTGGGGGACCAAAACCAGCGAGGAACTCAGATCCAGATGCACATTTACAACCAGATACTTATGACAAGACTGGAGACTTTTCTGAACCTGAGACTGAAAACAGTGATGACTGGAAGGAGACCAGAGAACCTCAGTCAGGTTTAAACTCTTTGAAAAATTATGAAGTCCCTCTCAGTGATTCAAGATGCAGTACTCGTGAGAAACCATTTAGCTGCTCTGAGTGTGGGAAAACATTTGGCAGCAGTGGAAATCTGAAGAGACACATAAGAACTCATACAGGAgaaaaacctttcagctgctcagtttgtaagaAATCTTTTACACAGCTTGGAggtttacagaaacacacaaaaagccacacaggagagaaacctttcagctgctcagtgtgtggtAAAGGTTTCATTGAAAATGGACATCTGAATAGACACATGAGAtcacacacaggagagaaacctttcagctgctcattGTGTGGTAAAGATTTCATTGATAGTGGAGATCTGAAGGTACACATGAGAACtcatacaggagagaaacctttcagctgctcggTCTGTAAGAAGTCTTTTACACATAGTGGAAGTTTTCGGAAACATGTGAGAaatcacacaggagagaaacctttcaacTGCTCAGTGTGTGGTAAATGTTTCATTGACAATGGACATCTGAATAGACACATGAGAagacacacaggagagaaacctttcggCTGCTCAGTGTGTGGTAAAGATTTCACTGAAAGTATAGATCTGAAGGTACACATGAGAACtcatacaggagagaaacctttcaacTGCTCAGTTTGTAATAAATCTTTTGCACAGAGTGGAAGGTTACATAAACACATGGTAactcacacaggagagaaacctttcagctgctcggTCTGTAAGAACTCTTTTGCACAAAAAGGATATTTACAGACacacatgagaatccacacaggagagaaacctttcagttGCCCATTTTGTGATAAAAGATTTCTGCGCAAGGACCATATGAAGTTACACATGAGAACTCATACAGGAGAGACTCCcctttag
- the LOC119503752 gene encoding uncharacterized protein LOC119503752 isoform X5 has protein sequence MCKVQMLRALVKQRLTAAAEEICGLFERTIAEYEEELSRSKEENERQQKLLDAVLHPQLQLHRADVQQLLVVKEVPPEQQEWSSSLDQEDPEPPHTKEEQEKLWTSQERE, from the exons ATGTGTAAAGTCCAGATGCTGAGAGCGTTGGTGAAGCAGCGACTAACTGCGGCTGCTGAAGAGATATGTGGGCTGTTTGAAAGAACGATAGCAGAGTACGAGGAGGAACTCTCTCGATCAAAAGAGGAGAACGAGCGACAACAGAAACTACTGGACGCTGTTTTACACcctcagcttcagttacacagagcag ACGTCCAGCAGCTGTTGGTGGTTAAAGAGGTTCCCCCTGAGCAGCAGGAGTGGagctccagtctggaccaggaggacccagagcccccacacactaaagaggaacaggagaaaCTCTGGACCAGTCAGGAGCGAGAGTAG
- the LOC119503752 gene encoding gastrula zinc finger protein XlCGF57.1-like isoform X3: METEAGEDCRGPEPARNSDTHLQPDTYDKTGDSSELETDDSDDWKESRPCSTDVQQLLVVKEEFPPEQQEWSSSLVQEDPEPPHIKEEPEDLWTSQEGEQLQWLEEADIISFPFTPVPVKSEEDEEEKPQSSQLHQRQIEQMKTEDDGEDCGGPESVWNSDPDTQLQPETDDNDDNDDWKQTRPCSTGEKRFSCSECGKRFGRTGHLKSHIRSHTGEKPFSCSVCKKSFTVRRTLKEHMRIHTGEKPFSCSVCKKCFTKRGTLQEHLRSHTGEKPFSCSVCKKVFTRRGNLKEHMGIHTGEKPFTCSVCKKSFTKRGNLHKHIRIHTGEKPFSCSVCKKSYKQSGDLNRHLRSHTGEKRFCCYLCKKSFAQKGHLYEHIKVHSGEKPFCCSVCKKTFAQKRHLYMHMKLHTGEKPFSCSVCKKSFALSAGLRRHMKTHTQEKPFSCSVCGKGFKENGDLKRHTRSHTGEKPFSCSVCKISFTRKLYLQKHMRIHTGEKPFCHNLLLLMPELSIFPQLRPHVTPPVSHSPLISSPELTAANHQ; the protein is encoded by the exons atggaaacagaagctgGAGAGGACTGTcgaggaccagaaccagccaggaaCTCCGATACCCATTTACAACCAGATACTTATGACAAGACTGGAGACTCTTCTGAACTTGAGACTGATGACAGTGATGACTGGAAGGAAAGCAGACCATGTAGTACTG ATGTCCAGCAGCTGTTGGTGGTTAAAGAAGAGTTTCCCCCTGAGCAGCAGGAGTGGAGCTCCAGTCTGGTCCAGGAGGACCCAGAGCCtccacacattaaagaggaaccGGAGGACCTctggaccagtcaggagggagagcagcttcaatggctggaggaggctgatatcATCAGTTTCCCATTCACTCCTGTCcctgtgaagagtgaagaagatgaagaagagaaaCCTCAGTCAtcacagcttcatcaaagaCAAATTGAACAGATGAAGACAGAAGAtgatggagaggactgtggaggaccagaaTCAGTGTGGAACTCAGATCCAGATACACAGTTACAGCCAGAGACTGATGATAATGACGACAATGATGATTGGAAGCAGACCAGACCATGTAGTACTGGTGAGAAACGCTTTAGCTGCTCTGAGTGTGGGAAAAGATTTGGCAGAACTGGACATCTGAAGTCCCACATCAGATCCCATACAGGAGAAAagcctttcagctgctcagtttgtaaaAAATCTTTTACGGTAAGACGAACTTTAAAGGAacacatgagaatccacacaggagagaaacctttcagctgctcggtttgtaagaaatgttttacaaaaagaGGAACTTTACAGGAACATCTGAGAagccacacaggagagaaacctttcagttGCTCAGTTTGTAAGAAAGTTTTTACGAGGAGAGGAAATTTAAAGGAACACATGGgaatccacacaggagagaaaccttttaCTTGCTCAGTTTGTAAGAAATCTTTTACGAAGAGAGGAaatttacacaaacacataagaatccacacaggagagaaacctttcagttGCTCTGTTTGTAAGAAATCTTATAAACAAAGTGGAGATCTGAATAGACACTTGAGAagccacacaggagagaaacgaTTCTGCTGCTACCTTTGTAAGAAATCTTTTGCACAGAAAGGACATTTATATGAGCACATTAAAGTCCACTCTGGAGAGAAACCTTTCTgctgctcagtttgtaagaAAACTTTTGCACAGAAAAGACATTTATATATGCACATGAAactccacacaggagagaaacctttcagctgctcagtttgtaagaAATCTTTTGCACTGAGTGCAGGTCTGAGGAGACACATGAAAACGCATACAcaagagaaacctttcagctgctcagtgtgtggtAAAGGTTTCAAGGAAAATGGAGATCTAAAGAGACACACGAGAAGTCATactggagagaaacctttcagctgctcagtctgTAAGATCTCTTTTACACGGAAACtatatttacagaaacacatgagaatccacacaggagagaaacctttctgTCAcaatctgctcctcctcatgccTGAACTCAGTATTTTTCCACAACTCCGCCCTCACGTCACCCCACCAGTCAGCCACTCCCCCCTCATCAGCTCACCTGAACTCACAGCTGCAAATCATCAGTAA